A segment of the Salminus brasiliensis chromosome 5, fSalBra1.hap2, whole genome shotgun sequence genome:
CACTTCAACATTTTTGAAAGACCCCTGCTCATGCATTTATTTCGTCCTACATCAggggtatttaaaaaataactttgtcctgcttttgttggagtaactgtctctgttgTCCAATCTATGGTTTCAAtgagattttggagaattgctgtaaagatttgtttgcattcagtgacaagagtgttcctgaggtcaggatgttggatgatcctcACTCTAGCTAAGTGTTGTGATGGCATAGTTTTGTTAtcgtgtgtatgtatgtatgcatgtatagcTGGAGAGAGAGATCAAAATATCAAAAGTAGTGCAAGGAAAGTATTTAATGCAAGAAAAATAAAGCTTTGCTTTCAATAATTTTCCTTAACTTTCCTTCTGGTCATTCACAGcatttgtatttaaaaaaaaaaaaaaggcgtttAAAGTGACTGTCATTGTTTTATGTAAATTTAAATCttgatttaataataaattcCATCCTAATGCCAATATTTCTGTTTCTTATTTCCCTGCAGTTCTGTGTGCTGACAGAGTGGGCCAGATGACTAAGACGTACAATGACATAGATGCTGTTACACGTTTGCTTGAAGAGGTAAGTCAGTCCCAGTTCTGGTTGTATTTAGGTGGGTGTAAGAGGGTGGAGAGGTTATTTTGAGCTGTGACAGGGGCGAggaagtagtagcagcagcagcagcatcatatGAAGTGTTCTCCATCTCTCAACACTGCAAGGTGTTTATTGATGCGTGAGCACTGACTGAGGGCTGACAACTATACATTGCCATAATtattgtttgtgttgtttttgtcatttaCTTTATGTTCCAATGGAATGAACTTCAGGTGCGTGTTAGTGCGTTTGTCCTACCTCTAATGCTGaggacagtactgtacagtcaGTAAAGTACTTGCTGACCTACAGTGTTGACATGAGACACATTTCACAGCCCGGGCAAACAGAGCTCCAGAACAAGGATGTGTTTGACTTGTTCTTTTGCTCTATGGTGAAGGGGATTTGCATGTAATGTTCTTCGTTACTGAGTAAAATGAGTTAATATACGCTGCCCAGTATACTATGATGTGTTTATAGGTTCATTTCTCAATAgattattttatacattttcattttttattacttaattgaataaaataatgttaaatattcacactctctttctttctcgggctctctctccctcctcctccctctctccccctctctatattgctgttgttttctctctttctcatcctCTGTATCTTTCTCGCCCTTCCCCCATTGCactttctttcttgctctctctctcaatctctctcactctctcactttgcAGAAAGAACGGGATTTGGAGCTAGCAGCACGTATAGGTCAGTCCCtgctgaagaaaaataaaacgcTGAGTGAGCGCAATGAGtttctggaggagcaggtggagCACATACGGGAGGAGGTGAGAGATGGGTAGAAGGAAAGAAGcggagggggaaaaaagtacTAAAAGCATAGATTGGTTTTAGTTGAAAGCACAAATTTACAGGACACACAGTAATTCACAATCATATttgacatttaattaattaatgttttagTGTCCTGAGATATTGACCACAAGGTCGTAGGTTCGATAATCTGTTTGCCAAGCTGCTCTGCTCCAGGACCGCTTTGGGGTGACTGAACACTCTGTGTATAATGTCACTAAAGTACTTAACTAAAAATAAGAGTTCTTAATTTTACAAAAGTGCCTCTGTAATGATAAGGGTAGATGTAGATCCCAATGTCTGCTTTTTCTAAACTTTTATCTGTTAGCCTTGGCGTACATGCAAAATATCAAATGCCAGTTTCTATATCTGTGTACCCATTGAGTTTTACTTGGCACTGTTTGCTGATCATTTTGAACATTATTTTACAGACTGCTGACTAGTGTCAATTTCCAAAAACCATAAATAGTGGTGTAATGTGGAGTGAAGCAGTTATGATTTGTGGTGACCTGAAGTAGGCCCTGAgtgttttgctgctgtgttgcACACCTGCAGGTGTCTCAGCTGCGTCACGAGCTCTCTATGAAGGATGAGTTGCTCCAATTCTACACCAGTGCTGCTGAGGAGAGCGAAGGGGAGTCTACCACTTCTACCCCGTGAGTCATCCCCCAACTCCTCTTTTTCTCAACCCTTtcactgcttctctctctctctctctctctctctctctctcactcttttcatCTAGCAGTGCAGGCAAACGATTGCACCGGGGTCAACAACTGGTAACTGGCTCCCTGTTGATTGGACTCCTTAAATTGCTAATTACATTTCACTTTACTTTACCCATATATTTTAACCATTGGCCTATATTAAAGCCCCAGCTTGGTTAAAACATGGCAATTTCATGGAGATGTGGCTGACCGaagcggggtgtgtgtgtgtgtgtgtgtgtgtgtgtgtgtgtgtgcgtgtgcgtgcgtgcgcatTAGGATCCGGCGGAATGACTCCTCGCTGTCAGTGCCAAATTATTTCCCCCTGGACTCACTGCAAAAGAAGCTCAAGGACCTGGAGGAGGAGAACATCGTGCTCCGCTCTGAGGTGAGATGAAGACTTGTGTTGGTCTTTACAGGCTTAATCAGCACCCATCTCGAGATGAGCGGGATTTGCATAGTTAATATAAcagagaaatgaaatgaaaaacggggatatatatatgtatatttgctctatgtaaataaacagacatgCAATGACCAGTACATTTGCCTAGACGTATCTTCCGTAATGTTTGATATGGGGCCagctctgtttctctcagcatgGAGTCTTCCTACTGTAACTTTACTCTGCAGATGACGTCCCAACCATCTGACCTCCATCCGGGTAGAATTTCATGCTTTACTGGATTCTcatgcagacacacagaccTACACGACATACACGTACCTACACGCACACAAATAATTGGAAGAAAGTTGTTATTCATATTTAGATTGGACTTTAACACATTATACTGATAAACAGGTTGATCTTTGTGTAGTACTGAAGGTCGTGTTGCTGTGGCTCTGAATTGTTTGAGAAGTCTAGACTGGTAGGGTACACTGGTGCATAATTACAGTACTGGCAACAGGATTGTGGTCTTTGGAAAAACAGGAACTGAAAGATATTGATGAAATTACAAACTACAAAGAAAGTGATGTTCCACATGTAGATCTGTTTCCTGTAACATGATGTCTGTATTGTAGGTGAGACCTCATCTTTCTTTTGTGAGTTtctcatctgtgtgtgtgtgtgtgtgtgtgtgtgtgtgtgtgtgtgtgtgtgtgtgtgtgtgtgtgtgtttaggcttGCCACCTGGAGACGGAGACCATCTCGTACGAGGAGAAGGAGCAGCAGCTGGTGAACGACTGTGTAAAAGAGCTTAGTGAGTATGCCTGTATACCGGTCAGACAGAATGCTTGCAATGAGGCCCATAAAGCACAATAGAAGGTTGTGAACTCAGTCCAGTCGATACAAAGCTACATCCACATTCATACATCTGTTTAGTATCTTCTCAAATCAAGACCATAAGTGGCTTCGTTGTTGCACATGGATTAAAAAACAGGTATTGGACAAAGTAGCATTGGTAGTGATGTTTGACTAGTTATAAGTCCTATTTAGTCTAGGCTTAGGCTTTATCTGGttttacactctttaaaaataaaggtgctttaaaggagcagtttgtagacacctgctcatccaagaGTTCTTCTGAGGTTAAGGGCAGGGAGTCTCCAAACTCAGCAGGAAAGACACAAATTGCAGTTGTAGCTAGACAGCAGGATGCAAGCTAGGAAACTCTGACCTGAGGGTGACCAACTGGCCGTGATGCTGAATATCTGGGGCTTTTATGTTGCAGAATTTCCAAGAATGATCCACTAAAGTATTGAGGCACTTGAAAGCTCTACTGTCTTGGAGGTCTATTTTGGACAGGACTTCTGGTTTATGTTGGCAtagagagatttttttttggtcattgaACCTGAATTTCAACTTTCCTCTTACCTCTCGATCTGTGCTATTTTTGTTTTCGTGTAGGAGATGCTAACCTGCAGATTTCGTCCCTTGCTGAGGAGCTGGCAAAGAAGACTGAAGACGCCTCCAGGCAGCAAGAGGAGATCACACACCTGCTCTCTCAGATTGTGGACCTACAGAAAAAAGCCAAATCTGTGAGTGCTCCTTTTTGGGGGCTTCTACCTATTTCATGCTGTTGAGTTCACAGTgagattgtgttttttttttgtttgtttgttctttgCAGTATGCAGTAGAAAATGAAGAGCTCACCCAGCACCTGGGAGCTGCTAAAGATGCCCAGCGACAACTTACGGCAGAGGTAACAGCAGGTTAAGATATACAGCAGTTCCAGCAATCCAGTCATGGcaattaaacaaaaacaaaaaaaaacacccaggcTCAGGACACTGGCATATACTGCACTGAATGCATGGATTCCACCATACTTGAATGTTTATAACTGAGACACTTGTCGCTTTTTCTGTGTGTAGCTCCGAGAGTTGGAGGATAAGTATGCAGAGTGTATGGAGATGTTGCATGAAGCtcaggaggagctgaagaactTCAGGAATAAGACGATGCCGCTGAGCACCCCACGCCGCTTTCACTCACTGGGCCTCTTCCCCATGGTGAGACCActtatgtaataaatatagaGCAACAAGAGTAAGAAACAGCCTTATGGGCATTAAGAGAAGGAGTGGAAAATTTAGATAACTCACTTGAATAAGCTTAAAGGGTATACTAGTCTCTCTGTAGTGCCACTACTTTTCAATACTAAGGCTCTAGTTTAGTGCAGTTCGCCTGCATTATGTTTGTGCTCATTTCTTGCCCTTAAGCTCTGatttgtgttattttatttaggaagcTATACATCCTTGCACAGGTCTTTGCATAGACCTGCATGGCATTCAAATTAACATTTCTGTGGTTTTATGCAAAACTTGACGAGGAGGTTggcagaaagagaagagaaaaagacagcTGTAATTGTATTCCACACTCTTCTTGGCTGTTTACAACACACTACACATTATTGgtgctgtttgtgtgtctgtgtttttgacAGGACTCCTTAGCTGCTGAAATTGAAGGGACAATGCGGAAAGAGATTCAAATGGCTGACCCAGAAGTTGAAGAGCAGAGGTAAGCCTATCCCTTTTAGCGTGACTGTCCAAAATACAGCTGTCTTGTTATTTTGAGGCTAGATCTGATGTCTCTTTGTTGTCGTACTTTAATATACACAAAGAAATTCTCTGACCTATTTATGTTTGTGTTGCCAGGCTTCATCCAAAGCGAGTCTTCCAGACCGTGCGAAATATTAATCAGACAGTTCGTCAGCGCTCCATGGGGCCCTCTCCCATGAACATCCCAGGGTCCAATCAGACATCATGTGTTAACTCTAGGCGTTCCAGCTGTCTGAGCACACCCAGGTCCAGTGTGTACGGGGGAGAGGGGATCATGACGGACAATCGCACCAACAGCATGATGCTGGAGAGCCACTCTCCACAGGACGGGTGAGTGGCAAAGCGTTGGGAGATATGTTTCACAGAATTGCGTTACTTTAAAAGTGTAtaatatgtggacaaaagtaccCGTCTCTACCGTCCTGGGAGGCCTTTCTACTAGCTTtcatgagcattgctgtgaggatttgattgcattttgcaacaagagcattagtggggtcataatgttagatgatcaccaccccacatcatcctAAAAGTGTTGTGGGGTATtttactcctctagcccacaccttgcattaggcatggtttcagtaggttcatgtttatctgctccagtcctattctactagcagtacttctctacagagactagacaagctgtgtgtgtgcatttgcacatctgtgtcagcaatgggtgcagcttaaagtagctgaacaccTTCATTAGGAGTGGTTTTATATTATTGAAAATAGTAACAGACGTCCCACCTCTTCTGGAAGTACCAGGGGTCTTCCTTTTTTAGAGGAAGActgagagagggggagacagAGTGGCTGAGAGCACTGTCAATTTTATGTTAAGTAGTGTTGGTGCTGCCTCCCTGAAATGAGGTTTTGCAGGGTTGGATGTCTGTAGTAATTCTGAACTTTTGAATGattgttttcttccttctgtCATTTGTTTCTCCAGTTCAGATGACTCGAACAAGAAGCCTGGCACTCCAGGCACACCTGGTTCTCATGATCTGGAGGCGGCGCTGCGACGGCTTTCTCTCCGCCGCGATAATTACCTAAGTGAGCGGCGCTTCTTCGAGGAGGAGAGAGAACGAAAGCTCAATGCTCTGGCCGAGGAGAAGAGCGAAGTGTATGAAGAGCGGGAGCAGGGCAGTGGCAGTGATGGAGGAGGCTCTCTGACACCCGCTGACAGCATCATGTCCTTGGGCACGCTGCACTCTGTCTATTCGGTCTACAGCAGCCGCTCCTACCTACCTGAGAAGCTGCAGATAGTCAAGCCTCTGGAAGGTGACCAAGCCAGAAGCAGGCCTCTAGCCCTGCTGTTTTTAGATTCCTTGTGGGCTCTCATTCACCACCACTCTGATGACTTCTCCACACCTCACTCCTTCTacttcagacacacacagccacgCTGTTGGTTTGAGATTTAGGCACACACATATAgccatatattacatattacatatacatattgaGCTACATATAATAAGCCCTTTTCGTAGACATTTCTCGTAGATTTCTGTTACAGAACTGTCTGGTAAACATGGAGCTAACCACTAAAGCACTTTATGGCTTTATTAAGGTTTTTTAGCATAGATAGCTAGTTTAGCGTGTATTTGAATATGTAAAGTTTTGGTGAGTGACTGAATAAGtgctctctgttcacacttaaggtttattttattatataaatgctACAAGTATAAACTATTTGCCACTGAAACAGTAGAGAAAATTGGTTTGGCTCTCTGTTGCCACCTGCTGGCAGTATATGCACATTTAGctgaataacaaaaaataatcataCATCATTAAAATCATGCATAAATACCATGTACATGAGctcctttttttaattgataaaaaaaatcttaaccTAAGTTCTTCACGCTCTCAAATCTACAAACAGTGGTTCTTTTTGGAATCAGAAGTAGTCCTCTGTGGCATTGTTCAGAGAACCAGTTGTAGTTTGTAGAGTATATTGCTTGGGTGTTTTTTTAGaatacgttca
Coding sequences within it:
- the trak1a gene encoding trafficking kinesin-binding protein 1 isoform X3 gives rise to the protein MQRFVEADYYELDWYYEECADVLCADRVGQMTKTYNDIDAVTRLLEEKERDLELAARIGQSLLKKNKTLSERNEFLEEQVEHIREEVSQLRHELSMKDELLQFYTSAAEESEGESTTSTPIRRNDSSLSVPNYFPLDSLQKKLKDLEEENIVLRSEACHLETETISYEEKEQQLVNDCVKELRDANLQISSLAEELAKKTEDASRQQEEITHLLSQIVDLQKKAKSYAVENEELTQHLGAAKDAQRQLTAELRELEDKYAECMEMLHEAQEELKNFRNKTMPLSTPRRFHSLGLFPMDSLAAEIEGTMRKEIQMADPEVEEQRLHPKRVFQTVRNINQTVRQRSMGPSPMNIPGSNQTSCVNSRRSSCLSTPRSSVYGGEGIMTDNRTNSMMLESHSPQDGSDDSNKKPGTPGTPGSHDLEAALRRLSLRRDNYLSERRFFEEERERKLNALAEEKSEVYEEREQGSGSDGGGSLTPADSIMSLGTLHSVYSVYSSRSYLPEKLQIVKPLEGSATLHAWQQLAQPNLGGILDARPGVVTKGFRPLQLDLEEVYQFADLEEDDPAEHQRSHPTLSTSGLGSLPCSPITNLIGHEEHDGADRGEVGVSGTELEVQKAPEDEERTSVHFPGKCMSHTNSTYTFTTCRILHPSDELTSVTPSLMSAAPSLVSCVMSSSSMRSTPVSTPCTPRRLSLAESFTNLRDHTKTTSTSLGLVRLLQERGISAAVYNPHSWDRAQTASVPESTSCSASGTASPFTQGPETLPSTPPNSPIKSKPTSPVLPLDFSPSDPPYENFLASRPASSILKEMRGAKAHSDSQCQTEVSVQNLRLVDKVKRFSLGPRAVTPGPVLGLGGPPFGTHPGVTSPIGGLPLPGMRRNRSYPVMVGASMAMKGPGPPTDDLLLAPKPSRKTSLNEE
- the trak1a gene encoding trafficking kinesin-binding protein 1 isoform X4, whose protein sequence is MTKTYNDIDAVTRLLEEKERDLELAARIGQSLLKKNKTLSERNEFLEEQVEHIREEVSQLRHELSMKDELLQFYTSAAEESEGESTTSTPIRRNDSSLSVPNYFPLDSLQKKLKDLEEENIVLRSEACHLETETISYEEKEQQLVNDCVKELRDANLQISSLAEELAKKTEDASRQQEEITHLLSQIVDLQKKAKSYAVENEELTQHLGAAKDAQRQLTAELRELEDKYAECMEMLHEAQEELKNFRNKTMPLSTPRRFHSLGLFPMDSLAAEIEGTMRKEIQMADPEVEEQRLHPKRVFQTVRNINQTVRQRSMGPSPMNIPGSNQTSCVNSRRSSCLSTPRSSVYGGEGIMTDNRTNSMMLESHSPQDGSDDSNKKPGTPGTPGSHDLEAALRRLSLRRDNYLSERRFFEEERERKLNALAEEKSEVYEEREQGSGSDGGGSLTPADSIMSLGTLHSVYSVYSSRSYLPEKLQIVKPLEGSATLHAWQQLAQPNLGGILDARPGVVTKGFRPLQLDLEEVYQFADLEEDDPAEHQRSHPTLSTSGLGSLPCSPITNLIGHEEHDGADRGEVGVSGTELEVQKAPEDEERTSVHFPGKCMSHTNSTYTFTTCRILHPSDELTSVTPSLMSAAPSLVSCVMSSSSMRSTPVSTPCTPRRLSLAESFTNLRDHTKTTSTSLGLVRLLQERGISAAVYNPHSWDRAQTASVPESTSCSASGTASPFTQGPETLPSTPPNSPIKSKPTSPVLPLDFSPSDPPYENFLASRPASSILKEMRGAKAHSDSQCQTEVSVQNLRLVDKVKRFSLGPRAVTPGPVLGLGGPPFGTHPGVTSPIGGLPLPGMRRNRSYPVMVGASMAMKGPGPPTDDLLLAPKPSRKTSLNEE
- the trak1a gene encoding trafficking kinesin-binding protein 1 isoform X1, with amino-acid sequence MNVCNSTDLPEVEIISLLEEQLPHYQLRADTIYGYDHDDWLHTPLISPDTTIDLTTEQIEETLKYFLLCADRVGQMTKTYNDIDAVTRLLEEKERDLELAARIGQSLLKKNKTLSERNEFLEEQVEHIREEVSQLRHELSMKDELLQFYTSAAEESEGESTTSTPIRRNDSSLSVPNYFPLDSLQKKLKDLEEENIVLRSEACHLETETISYEEKEQQLVNDCVKELRDANLQISSLAEELAKKTEDASRQQEEITHLLSQIVDLQKKAKSYAVENEELTQHLGAAKDAQRQLTAELRELEDKYAECMEMLHEAQEELKNFRNKTMPLSTPRRFHSLGLFPMDSLAAEIEGTMRKEIQMADPEVEEQRLHPKRVFQTVRNINQTVRQRSMGPSPMNIPGSNQTSCVNSRRSSCLSTPRSSVYGGEGIMTDNRTNSMMLESHSPQDGSDDSNKKPGTPGTPGSHDLEAALRRLSLRRDNYLSERRFFEEERERKLNALAEEKSEVYEEREQGSGSDGGGSLTPADSIMSLGTLHSVYSVYSSRSYLPEKLQIVKPLEGSATLHAWQQLAQPNLGGILDARPGVVTKGFRPLQLDLEEVYQFADLEEDDPAEHQRSHPTLSTSGLGSLPCSPITNLIGHEEHDGADRGEVGVSGTELEVQKAPEDEERTSVHFPGKCMSHTNSTYTFTTCRILHPSDELTSVTPSLMSAAPSLVSCVMSSSSMRSTPVSTPCTPRRLSLAESFTNLRDHTKTTSTSLGLVRLLQERGISAAVYNPHSWDRAQTASVPESTSCSASGTASPFTQGPETLPSTPPNSPIKSKPTSPVLPLDFSPSDPPYENFLASRPASSILKEMRGAKAHSDSQCQTEVSVQNLRLVDKVKRFSLGPRAVTPGPVLGLGGPPFGTHPGVTSPIGGLPLPGMRRNRSYPVMVGASMAMKGPGPPTDDLLLAPKPSRKTSLNEE
- the trak1a gene encoding trafficking kinesin-binding protein 1 isoform X2 — translated: MTMELPTHGSAEENFEYDFSSELLDSSALSSFTSSGYADDEHEEVEPYTLEEVLCADRVGQMTKTYNDIDAVTRLLEEKERDLELAARIGQSLLKKNKTLSERNEFLEEQVEHIREEVSQLRHELSMKDELLQFYTSAAEESEGESTTSTPIRRNDSSLSVPNYFPLDSLQKKLKDLEEENIVLRSEACHLETETISYEEKEQQLVNDCVKELRDANLQISSLAEELAKKTEDASRQQEEITHLLSQIVDLQKKAKSYAVENEELTQHLGAAKDAQRQLTAELRELEDKYAECMEMLHEAQEELKNFRNKTMPLSTPRRFHSLGLFPMDSLAAEIEGTMRKEIQMADPEVEEQRLHPKRVFQTVRNINQTVRQRSMGPSPMNIPGSNQTSCVNSRRSSCLSTPRSSVYGGEGIMTDNRTNSMMLESHSPQDGSDDSNKKPGTPGTPGSHDLEAALRRLSLRRDNYLSERRFFEEERERKLNALAEEKSEVYEEREQGSGSDGGGSLTPADSIMSLGTLHSVYSVYSSRSYLPEKLQIVKPLEGSATLHAWQQLAQPNLGGILDARPGVVTKGFRPLQLDLEEVYQFADLEEDDPAEHQRSHPTLSTSGLGSLPCSPITNLIGHEEHDGADRGEVGVSGTELEVQKAPEDEERTSVHFPGKCMSHTNSTYTFTTCRILHPSDELTSVTPSLMSAAPSLVSCVMSSSSMRSTPVSTPCTPRRLSLAESFTNLRDHTKTTSTSLGLVRLLQERGISAAVYNPHSWDRAQTASVPESTSCSASGTASPFTQGPETLPSTPPNSPIKSKPTSPVLPLDFSPSDPPYENFLASRPASSILKEMRGAKAHSDSQCQTEVSVQNLRLVDKVKRFSLGPRAVTPGPVLGLGGPPFGTHPGVTSPIGGLPLPGMRRNRSYPVMVGASMAMKGPGPPTDDLLLAPKPSRKTSLNEE